A genomic segment from Gracilimonas sediminicola encodes:
- the aroB gene encoding 3-dehydroquinate synthase: MSDSISVQTSTEDIYELHFGYDLSAELEEFVQHYGSAKAFLMVDAFVLKHHRTHFEKALKSHFNELHIFEVPRGEQAKNIEIYKQAVDFVLSEGAERGTPLIAIGGGVTGDLSGFVAATVLRGLPLIHIPTTLLAMVDSSIGGKTGINHHTGKNLVGSFYQPAAVFADVKYLETLPEKEWVNGLSEVLKYGMIHSPEILEQVNTLIKENTFVDGKSWLPLIQQSAKIKVEIVAEDVLEAGKRAFLNFGHTFAHVIEKQGDYKLYSHGEAVYAGMIAAVHASNSLGANIDLSNLMQFKPLYKLNLNEVKASPEELVYLMKTDKKVKDEQIQLILLKELSSPYVYKVSDTAFVQRAWEHTLNIFT; the protein is encoded by the coding sequence ATGTCTGATTCTATTTCAGTCCAAACTTCCACGGAAGATATTTACGAATTGCACTTTGGCTACGATTTAAGTGCAGAACTGGAGGAGTTTGTACAGCATTACGGCTCCGCAAAAGCCTTTTTGATGGTGGATGCTTTTGTACTGAAGCATCACCGCACTCATTTTGAGAAGGCACTGAAATCTCACTTTAACGAGCTTCACATTTTTGAAGTCCCCCGGGGAGAGCAGGCGAAGAACATCGAAATCTATAAGCAGGCCGTCGATTTTGTTTTAAGTGAAGGTGCCGAAAGAGGAACACCGCTGATCGCGATTGGTGGCGGAGTAACCGGTGATCTGTCCGGCTTTGTGGCAGCTACGGTGTTACGCGGACTTCCGCTCATCCACATTCCAACCACTTTGCTGGCTATGGTGGATAGCTCGATTGGAGGGAAAACCGGCATCAATCATCATACCGGGAAAAACCTGGTTGGTAGTTTCTATCAGCCTGCGGCGGTATTTGCAGATGTTAAATACCTCGAAACCCTCCCGGAAAAAGAATGGGTAAATGGACTGAGTGAAGTGCTTAAATACGGAATGATTCACAGCCCTGAAATCCTTGAGCAGGTAAACACGTTGATAAAGGAGAATACCTTTGTTGACGGGAAGTCCTGGTTGCCCTTGATTCAGCAAAGTGCAAAGATTAAAGTTGAAATTGTAGCTGAAGATGTACTTGAAGCCGGGAAGCGGGCTTTTTTGAATTTCGGCCATACTTTTGCTCACGTTATTGAAAAGCAAGGTGACTATAAGTTGTATTCCCACGGTGAGGCCGTTTATGCCGGAATGATTGCCGCCGTTCACGCTTCCAATTCTTTAGGTGCTAATATTGATTTATCCAATTTAATGCAGTTCAAGCCGTTGTATAAGCTGAATTTGAATGAAGTAAAGGCCTCCCCGGAAGAATTGGTGTACCTCATGAAAACCGATAAGAAAGTGAAAGACGAGCAAATACAACTCATCTTACTGAAGGAATTAAGTTCTCCCTACGTTTATAAAGTATCCGACACTGCCTTTGTGCAACGGGCCTGGGAACACACGCTAAACATTTTTACATAG
- a CDS encoding shikimate kinase, which yields MNSYRLQKFKDSMYLCGFMASGKSTLGKALAGKLEREYRDLDEVIVEREGKSIRAIFDEHGEHYFREKEWEYLLDLTRNFRGVVSLGGGALQNQRIVDHLKVNGLLLFVDTPLEQITDRVLQSDERPILFNKDGKIKSRDTLFTELKALYSGREKFYKQAQVAIKTPLFSSVEEMTEAAIEKITRHV from the coding sequence ATGAATTCTTACCGACTGCAAAAATTTAAAGACAGTATGTACCTGTGTGGCTTCATGGCATCCGGGAAAAGCACACTCGGCAAAGCCCTGGCCGGGAAGCTGGAGCGGGAATACCGCGACCTGGATGAGGTTATTGTTGAAAGGGAGGGCAAAAGCATCCGCGCCATCTTCGATGAGCACGGAGAGCACTACTTCCGGGAAAAAGAGTGGGAATACCTGCTTGATCTGACCCGTAATTTCAGAGGAGTGGTGTCGCTGGGCGGGGGAGCCCTGCAAAATCAGCGCATTGTTGATCACCTGAAGGTGAACGGGTTGCTGCTTTTTGTGGATACGCCTTTGGAACAAATAACCGACAGAGTGCTGCAAAGCGATGAGCGCCCGATTTTGTTTAATAAGGACGGAAAAATTAAATCCAGGGATACTCTCTTTACAGAGCTGAAAGCCTTATATTCAGGTCGAGAAAAATTCTACAAACAGGCTCAGGTTGCAATTAAAACACCGTTATTTTCATCTGTTGAGGAAATGACGGAAGCGGCCATCGAAAAAATTACCCGGCATGTCTGA